In Nicotiana tabacum cultivar K326 chromosome 19, ASM71507v2, whole genome shotgun sequence, one DNA window encodes the following:
- the LOC107794755 gene encoding uncharacterized protein LOC107794755 isoform X2 has protein sequence MLLPTGGGGMNSTMDDMNLIHQAQRHHLVVREIGEEIDLEIGPGDDDPSFSNNTLINVPPQESAGEEHDETKQMMIHQASGVNQDLLKTQPVKKKKKVVKRWREEWADTYKWAYVDVKDGTARIFCSVCREYGRKHRRNPYGNEGSRNMQMSALEEHNNSLLHKEALRLQMASKDKIVVDKPIYVKALMSKTAGSIIEAALKRDPHELEFIQSVQEAVHALERVISKNSSYVSTMERLLEPERTIIFRVPWVDDRGETHVNRGFRVHFNQTLGPCRGGLRFHPSMNLSIAKFLSFGQTLKNALSPYRLGGSSGGSDFDPKGKSDSEVMRFCQSFMNELYRYLGPEKDLPSEEMGVGTREMGFLHGQYRRLAGHSQGSFTGPRVNWSGSSLRTEATGYGLVFFAQLMLADMNKELKGLRCAVSGSGKIAMHVLEKLIAYGAVPITVSDSKGYLVDEDGFDFLKISFLREIKTQQRSLRDYSKTYARSKYYDEAKPWSERCDVAFPCASQNEINQSDAINLVNSGCHILVEGSIMPCTAEAVDVLRKANVLVAPSMAAGVGGVVAGELELKECNLNWSPEDFESKLQEAMKQTYQRALKAATDFGYQKESPERCSRGYYLVQTC, from the exons ATGCTACTTCCAACTGGTGGGGGTGGGATGAATTCTACAATGGATGACATGAACTTAATCCATCAGGCTCAGAGGCATCATCTTGTAGTGAGAGAGATAGGAGAAGAAATTGATTTGGAAATAGGGCCTGGGGATGATGACCCTTCATTTAGTAATAATACTTTGATTAATGTTCCACCACAAGAATCTGCGGGCGAAGAGCATGACGAGACCAAGCAGATGATGATTCATCAAGCTTCCGGTGTGAATCAGGACTTGTTGAAGACTCAACcagtgaaaaagaaaaagaaggtcGTTAAAAGATGGAGAGAGGAGTGGGCAGATACATATAAGTGGGCATATGTTGATGTGAAAGATGGCACAGCAAGGATATTCTGCTCTGTTTGCAGAGAATATGGTAGGAAGCATAGGAGGAATCCTTATGGAAATGAAGGCAGTCGAAACATGCAGATGAGTGCTCTGGAGGAGCATAATAATAGTTTACTTCACAAAGAAGCTCTTCGTCTCCAAATGGCATCCAAAGATAAGATTGTTGTTGATAAACCTATATATGTTAAAG CTCTTATGTCAAAAACGGCTGGATCGATCATTGAAGCTGCATTAAAAAGGGATCCTCATGAACTAGAGTTCATACAATCTGTTCAAGAAGCGGTTCATGCTTTAGAAAGAGTCATTTCAAAAAACTCAAG TTATGTAAGCACTATGGAGCGGTTATTAGAACCTGAGCGCACAATTATTTTTCGAGTGCCGTGGGTTGATGATAGGGGTGAGACGCATGTGAACCGTGGGTTTCGGGTTCATTTTAATCAGACTCTAGGTCCATGCAGGGGTGGTCTCCGTTTCCATCCATCAATGAACTTGAGTATTGCCAAATTTCTTAGCTTTGGACAG ACTTTGAAAAATGCCTTGTCGCCTTACCGACTTGGGGGTTCTTCAGGTGGAAGTGATTTTGATCCCAAAGGCAAAAGTGATAGTGAG GTCATGCGATTTTGCCAGAGTTTTATGAATGAATTGTATCGTTATTTGGGTCCTGAAAAG GATCTTCCTTCAGAGGAGATGGGTGTTGGTACTCGGGAAATGGGCTTTCTGCATGGACAATATCGGCGACTGGCTGGTCATTCACAG GGAAGTTTTACAGGACCTAGAGTAAATTGGTCAGGCTCTAGTCTTCGAACTGAGGCTACTGGCTACGGATTG GTTTTCTTTGCACAGCTTATGCTTGCAGACATGAACAAAGAACTAAAAGGATTAAG GTGTGCAGTTAGTGGTTCTGGAAAGATTGCAATGCATGTCCTAGAGAAGCTCATTGCTTATGGGGCCGTTCCCATCACCGTATCTG ACTCAAAGGGTTATCTGGTGGATGAAGATGGGTTTGATTTCTTAAAGATATCTTTCCTGAGAGAAATCAAAACTCAACAGAGAAGCTTAAG AGATTACTCAAAGACTTATGCTCGCTCAAAGTACTATGATGAAGCTAAGCCTTGGAGTGAAAGGTGTGATGTTGCATTCCCATGTGCCTCACAGAATGAAATTAATCAATCTGACGCCATTAACTTGGTTAACTCTGGTTGTCATATACTTGTAGAAG GCTCCATTATGCCATGTACCGCTGAGGCAGTTGATGTTTTGAGAAAGGCTAACGTCCTAGTTGCTCCTTCTATGGCTGCTGGTGTAGGAGGG GTTGTTGCAGGGGAACTTGAGCTGAAAGAGTGTAATTTAAACTGGTCTCCAGAGGATTTTGAGTCTAAATTACAG GAGGCTATGAAACAGACATACCAGAGAGCCCTAAAAGCGGCAACAGATTTTGGTTATCAAAAGGAAAGTCCAGA ACGTTGCTCGCGTGGATATTATCTTGTTCAAACGTGCTAG
- the LOC107794755 gene encoding uncharacterized protein LOC107794755 isoform X1 encodes MLLPTGGGGMNSTMDDMNLIHQAQRHHLVVREIGEEIDLEIGPGDDDPSFSNNTLINVPPQESAGEEHDETKQMMIHQASGVNQDLLKTQPVKKKKKVVKRWREEWADTYKWAYVDVKDGTARIFCSVCREYGRKHRRNPYGNEGSRNMQMSALEEHNNSLLHKEALRLQMASKDKIVVDKPIYVKALMSKTAGSIIEAALKRDPHELEFIQSVQEAVHALERVISKNSSYVSTMERLLEPERTIIFRVPWVDDRGETHVNRGFRVHFNQTLGPCRGGLRFHPSMNLSIAKFLSFGQTLKNALSPYRLGGSSGGSDFDPKGKSDSEVMRFCQSFMNELYRYLGPEKDLPSEEMGVGTREMGFLHGQYRRLAGHSQGSFTGPRVNWSGSSLRTEATGYGLVFFAQLMLADMNKELKGLRCAVSGSGKIAMHVLEKLIAYGAVPITVSDSKGYLVDEDGFDFLKISFLREIKTQQRSLRDYSKTYARSKYYDEAKPWSERCDVAFPCASQNEINQSDAINLVNSGCHILVEGSIMPCTAEAVDVLRKANVLVAPSMAAGVGGVVAGELELKECNLNWSPEDFESKLQEAMKQTYQRALKAATDFGYQKESPEALVHGAVISAFLTIANGSYTVLDIVDGGRNICLSW; translated from the exons ATGCTACTTCCAACTGGTGGGGGTGGGATGAATTCTACAATGGATGACATGAACTTAATCCATCAGGCTCAGAGGCATCATCTTGTAGTGAGAGAGATAGGAGAAGAAATTGATTTGGAAATAGGGCCTGGGGATGATGACCCTTCATTTAGTAATAATACTTTGATTAATGTTCCACCACAAGAATCTGCGGGCGAAGAGCATGACGAGACCAAGCAGATGATGATTCATCAAGCTTCCGGTGTGAATCAGGACTTGTTGAAGACTCAACcagtgaaaaagaaaaagaaggtcGTTAAAAGATGGAGAGAGGAGTGGGCAGATACATATAAGTGGGCATATGTTGATGTGAAAGATGGCACAGCAAGGATATTCTGCTCTGTTTGCAGAGAATATGGTAGGAAGCATAGGAGGAATCCTTATGGAAATGAAGGCAGTCGAAACATGCAGATGAGTGCTCTGGAGGAGCATAATAATAGTTTACTTCACAAAGAAGCTCTTCGTCTCCAAATGGCATCCAAAGATAAGATTGTTGTTGATAAACCTATATATGTTAAAG CTCTTATGTCAAAAACGGCTGGATCGATCATTGAAGCTGCATTAAAAAGGGATCCTCATGAACTAGAGTTCATACAATCTGTTCAAGAAGCGGTTCATGCTTTAGAAAGAGTCATTTCAAAAAACTCAAG TTATGTAAGCACTATGGAGCGGTTATTAGAACCTGAGCGCACAATTATTTTTCGAGTGCCGTGGGTTGATGATAGGGGTGAGACGCATGTGAACCGTGGGTTTCGGGTTCATTTTAATCAGACTCTAGGTCCATGCAGGGGTGGTCTCCGTTTCCATCCATCAATGAACTTGAGTATTGCCAAATTTCTTAGCTTTGGACAG ACTTTGAAAAATGCCTTGTCGCCTTACCGACTTGGGGGTTCTTCAGGTGGAAGTGATTTTGATCCCAAAGGCAAAAGTGATAGTGAG GTCATGCGATTTTGCCAGAGTTTTATGAATGAATTGTATCGTTATTTGGGTCCTGAAAAG GATCTTCCTTCAGAGGAGATGGGTGTTGGTACTCGGGAAATGGGCTTTCTGCATGGACAATATCGGCGACTGGCTGGTCATTCACAG GGAAGTTTTACAGGACCTAGAGTAAATTGGTCAGGCTCTAGTCTTCGAACTGAGGCTACTGGCTACGGATTG GTTTTCTTTGCACAGCTTATGCTTGCAGACATGAACAAAGAACTAAAAGGATTAAG GTGTGCAGTTAGTGGTTCTGGAAAGATTGCAATGCATGTCCTAGAGAAGCTCATTGCTTATGGGGCCGTTCCCATCACCGTATCTG ACTCAAAGGGTTATCTGGTGGATGAAGATGGGTTTGATTTCTTAAAGATATCTTTCCTGAGAGAAATCAAAACTCAACAGAGAAGCTTAAG AGATTACTCAAAGACTTATGCTCGCTCAAAGTACTATGATGAAGCTAAGCCTTGGAGTGAAAGGTGTGATGTTGCATTCCCATGTGCCTCACAGAATGAAATTAATCAATCTGACGCCATTAACTTGGTTAACTCTGGTTGTCATATACTTGTAGAAG GCTCCATTATGCCATGTACCGCTGAGGCAGTTGATGTTTTGAGAAAGGCTAACGTCCTAGTTGCTCCTTCTATGGCTGCTGGTGTAGGAGGG GTTGTTGCAGGGGAACTTGAGCTGAAAGAGTGTAATTTAAACTGGTCTCCAGAGGATTTTGAGTCTAAATTACAG GAGGCTATGAAACAGACATACCAGAGAGCCCTAAAAGCGGCAACAGATTTTGGTTATCAAAAGGAAAGTCCAGA GGCGTTGGTCCATGGAGCAGTGATCTCTGCTTTCCTAACGATTGCCAATG gatcttatacagtgcTTGATATTGTAGATGGTGGGAGGAATATATGTTTGTCATGGTAA
- the LOC107794755 gene encoding uncharacterized protein LOC107794755 isoform X3 translates to MLLPTGGGGMNSTMDDMNLIHQAQRHHLVVREIGEEIDLEIGPGDDDPSFSNNTLINVPPQESAGEEHDETKQMMIHQASGVNQDLLKTQPVKKKKKVVKRWREEWADTYKWAYVDVKDGTARIFCSVCREYGRKHRRNPYGNEGSRNMQMSALEEHNNSLLHKEALRLQMASKDKIVVDKPIYVKALMSKTAGSIIEAALKRDPHELEFIQSVQEAVHALERVISKNSSYVSTMERLLEPERTIIFRVPWVDDRGETHVNRGFRVHFNQTLGPCRGGLRFHPSMNLSIAKFLSFGQTLKNALSPYRLGGSSGGSDFDPKGKSDSEVMRFCQSFMNELYRYLGPEKDLPSEEMGVGTREMGFLHGQYRRLAGHSQGSFTGPRVNWSGSSLRTEATGYGLVFFAQLMLADMNKELKGLRCAVSGSGKIAMHVLEKLIAYGAVPITVSDSKGYLVDEDGFDFLKISFLREIKTQQRSLRDYSKTYARSKYYDEAKPWSERCDVAFPCASQNEINQSDAINLVNSGCHILVEGSIMPCTAEAVDVLRKANVLVAPSMAAGVGGVVAGELELKECNLNWSPEDFESKLQEAMKQTYQRALKAATDFGYQKESPEWL, encoded by the exons ATGCTACTTCCAACTGGTGGGGGTGGGATGAATTCTACAATGGATGACATGAACTTAATCCATCAGGCTCAGAGGCATCATCTTGTAGTGAGAGAGATAGGAGAAGAAATTGATTTGGAAATAGGGCCTGGGGATGATGACCCTTCATTTAGTAATAATACTTTGATTAATGTTCCACCACAAGAATCTGCGGGCGAAGAGCATGACGAGACCAAGCAGATGATGATTCATCAAGCTTCCGGTGTGAATCAGGACTTGTTGAAGACTCAACcagtgaaaaagaaaaagaaggtcGTTAAAAGATGGAGAGAGGAGTGGGCAGATACATATAAGTGGGCATATGTTGATGTGAAAGATGGCACAGCAAGGATATTCTGCTCTGTTTGCAGAGAATATGGTAGGAAGCATAGGAGGAATCCTTATGGAAATGAAGGCAGTCGAAACATGCAGATGAGTGCTCTGGAGGAGCATAATAATAGTTTACTTCACAAAGAAGCTCTTCGTCTCCAAATGGCATCCAAAGATAAGATTGTTGTTGATAAACCTATATATGTTAAAG CTCTTATGTCAAAAACGGCTGGATCGATCATTGAAGCTGCATTAAAAAGGGATCCTCATGAACTAGAGTTCATACAATCTGTTCAAGAAGCGGTTCATGCTTTAGAAAGAGTCATTTCAAAAAACTCAAG TTATGTAAGCACTATGGAGCGGTTATTAGAACCTGAGCGCACAATTATTTTTCGAGTGCCGTGGGTTGATGATAGGGGTGAGACGCATGTGAACCGTGGGTTTCGGGTTCATTTTAATCAGACTCTAGGTCCATGCAGGGGTGGTCTCCGTTTCCATCCATCAATGAACTTGAGTATTGCCAAATTTCTTAGCTTTGGACAG ACTTTGAAAAATGCCTTGTCGCCTTACCGACTTGGGGGTTCTTCAGGTGGAAGTGATTTTGATCCCAAAGGCAAAAGTGATAGTGAG GTCATGCGATTTTGCCAGAGTTTTATGAATGAATTGTATCGTTATTTGGGTCCTGAAAAG GATCTTCCTTCAGAGGAGATGGGTGTTGGTACTCGGGAAATGGGCTTTCTGCATGGACAATATCGGCGACTGGCTGGTCATTCACAG GGAAGTTTTACAGGACCTAGAGTAAATTGGTCAGGCTCTAGTCTTCGAACTGAGGCTACTGGCTACGGATTG GTTTTCTTTGCACAGCTTATGCTTGCAGACATGAACAAAGAACTAAAAGGATTAAG GTGTGCAGTTAGTGGTTCTGGAAAGATTGCAATGCATGTCCTAGAGAAGCTCATTGCTTATGGGGCCGTTCCCATCACCGTATCTG ACTCAAAGGGTTATCTGGTGGATGAAGATGGGTTTGATTTCTTAAAGATATCTTTCCTGAGAGAAATCAAAACTCAACAGAGAAGCTTAAG AGATTACTCAAAGACTTATGCTCGCTCAAAGTACTATGATGAAGCTAAGCCTTGGAGTGAAAGGTGTGATGTTGCATTCCCATGTGCCTCACAGAATGAAATTAATCAATCTGACGCCATTAACTTGGTTAACTCTGGTTGTCATATACTTGTAGAAG GCTCCATTATGCCATGTACCGCTGAGGCAGTTGATGTTTTGAGAAAGGCTAACGTCCTAGTTGCTCCTTCTATGGCTGCTGGTGTAGGAGGG GTTGTTGCAGGGGAACTTGAGCTGAAAGAGTGTAATTTAAACTGGTCTCCAGAGGATTTTGAGTCTAAATTACAG GAGGCTATGAAACAGACATACCAGAGAGCCCTAAAAGCGGCAACAGATTTTGGTTATCAAAAGGAAAGTCCAGA GTGGTTGTGA